From Carya illinoinensis cultivar Pawnee chromosome 5, C.illinoinensisPawnee_v1, whole genome shotgun sequence, one genomic window encodes:
- the LOC122310441 gene encoding uncharacterized protein LOC122310441, producing the protein MDKSWMKITDRFRSSEYATGVKDFITLAQSHSTSDEIRCPCTLCLNNYFLPISQVERHLFIKGIEPTYTTWIFHGEEEDLPFIDDDDLHDPEQADPYIDDIDVMLQDIQAGNFPNVPSPESFYAGGSTSVRSESTMNFDQLLVDSQRPLYEGCSKYSKLSFSVKLLHIKTLGGWSVKSFDMLLQVLQSTFSNALLPKSYQEARNLKRGLGFSYTKIHACPNDCILYWRENAKKQECPKSANMRWHRDQRVNEEGIQRHPADSKVWKAFDQEHTWFAEDPRNVRLGLASDDFNPFNNLAKPYSIWPVILVPYNLPPWLCMKDPFFITSLLIPGPRSPGNDIDVYLQPLIDELLDLWENGVDTYDAKATETFRLHAALMWTINDFPAYGNLSGWSTKGKMACPSCEQETDSL; encoded by the exons ATGGACAAGAGTTGGATGAAAATCACTGATAGATTTCGATCCAGTGAATATGCGACAGGCGTTAAAGATTTCATTACTTTGGCTCAATCTCATTCTACAAGTGATGAAATCCGGTGTCCATGTACCCtatgtttaaataattatttcctaCCTATAAGTCAGGTAGAGAGACATCTATTCATTAAAGGTATTGAACCAACTTACACAACATGGATATTTCACGGCGAGGAGGAAGATTtaccttttattgatgatgacgaTCTTCATGATCCCGAACAAGCTGATCCCTACATTGATGACATTGATGTTATGTTACAAGACATTCAGGCAGGGAATTTCCCTAATGTTCCTTCACCCGAGTCATTCTATGCCGGGGGTTCAACCTCAGTCAGAAGTGAATCAACCATGAATTTTGACCAGTTGTTGGTTGATTCACAGCGTCCTCTTTATGAAGGTTGTTCCAAGTATtctaaactttcattttcagtTAAGTTGCTGcacattaaaacacttggtggCTGGAGTGTAAAGTCATTTGACATGCTTCTTCAAGTACTACAGTCAACTTTTTCGAATGCTCTTTTACCGAAATCATATCAAGAGGCACGGAACTTAAAGCGAGGCCTGGGATTTTCTTACACAAAAATACATGCTTGTCCAAATGATTGCATACTTTATTGGAGGGAAAATGCAAAGAAACAAGAGTGCCCTAAAT CAGCTAATATGAGGTGGCATAGGGATCAGCGTGTCAATGAGGAAGGTATTCAAAGGCATCCTGCTGACTCTAAGGTCTGGAAGGCATTTGATCAAGAACATACTTGGTTTGCAGAAGATCCTCGAAATGTACGGCTTGGTTTAGCCAGTGACGACTTCAACCCCTTCAATAATTTGGCAAAGCCTTACAGTATATGGCCAGTGATTTTGgtgccttacaacttgcccccgtggctatgcatgaaagatccatttttcATCACCTCATTGTTGATTCCTGGACCAAGGTCTCCAGGAAATGATATCGATGTTTATTTGCAGCCTCTAATAGATGAACTATTAGATCTATGGGAAAATGGTGTCGATACATACGATGCCAAGGCCACAGAGACTTTTCGATTGCATGCAGCTTTAATGTGGACAATTAACGACTTCCCTGCTTACGGAAATCTCTCTGGGTGGAGCACTAAGGGGAAGATGGCATGTCCATCGTGCGAGCAAGAAACAGATTCGCTGTAG